In Parus major isolate Abel chromosome 3, Parus_major1.1, whole genome shotgun sequence, the following are encoded in one genomic region:
- the CLIC5 gene encoding chloride intracellular channel protein 5 isoform X2, producing the protein MTDSVAANGEGKDPEIELFVKAGIDGESIGNCPFSQRLFMILWLKGVVFNVTTVDLKRKPADLHNLAPGTHPPFLTFNGEVKTDVNKIEEFLEETLAPPKYPKLAAKHRESNTAGIDIFSKFSAYIKNTKQQDNAALERGLVKALKKLDDYLRTPLPEEIDADSTEEEKVSKRKFLDGDDLTLADCNLLPKLHVVKIVAKKYRNFEFPAEMTGLWRYLKNAYTRDEFTNTCAADKEIEQAYADVAKRLSKS; encoded by the exons GCCGGTATAGATGGAGAAAGCATTGGGAACTGCCCGTTCTCCCAGCGTCTCTTCATGATCTTGTGGCTCAAAGGAGTTGTATTCAATGTCACCACTGTTGAcctgaaaag GAAGCCAGCTGACCTGCACAATCTGGCTCCTGGGACCCACCCACCTTTCCTGACATTTAATGGAGAAGTCAAGACAGATGTTAACAAGATTGAGGAATTCTTGGAAGAGACTCTTGCACCTCCAAA GTACCCAAAGCTGGCTGCTAAGCACCGGGAGTCAAACACTGCTGGAATCGATATCTTCTCCAAATTTTCTGCATACATCAAAAACACCAAGCAGCAGGATAATGCTG CACTTGAAAGGGGCTTGGTGAAGGCTCTGAAGAAGCTGGATGACTACCTGAGAACTCCCCTGCCAGAGGAGATTGATGCAGACAGCACTGAAGAGGAGAAAGTGTCTAAACGCAAGTTTCTGGATGGAGATGACCTGACACTTGCTGACTGCAACCTTCTGCCCAAACTTCACGTTGTCAAG ATTGTTGCAAAGAAATACCGCAACTTCGAGTTCCCAGCGGAGATGACGGGGCTGTGGCGGTACCTGAAGAACGCGTACACGAGGGATGAGTTCACCAACACCTGTGCAGCAGACAAAGAAATCGAGCAAGCCTACGCAGATGTGGCCAAGAGGCTCAGCAAGTCGTAA